The DNA window CACTTTCAAACCCTGCCAGGACCGGCTTTCCGTCTCTAATTTTCAACGAAATCGGCCTTAAGTAAGTGCCATTCGAGGCGGGACCTTACTGTCCCGTTCATTCCTGTTCACACTTTCCGCCGGGCTCTTGAGCCGAGCCGAGGAGGCCGTCTGTCCAAAGCGACAGTAAGGTCGCTGCTCCTTATGCCAAAAAATCAGCACACCTCGATCAAGAGCGCGGTGGTGTTGTCGCGGCCGGACTCGTTCACGGCCTGCATGACCAGCGTCGCGGCGCACAATTCGCCGCGGGCCATTTCGTTGATTCTCTTGTCCCAAAGGCCGTCCACGAGGCCGTCCGAGCAGATCAAGAAGCGATCGCCCGGCTGGCAGGCCACGCGGCCGATGTGCGGGTCGATCTTCTGATTCCCGCCGCCCAGCGCTTGGGAGAGGGAGCTTTTCCCGGGGTGGCTGCGTGCCTCGCGCTCGTTGATCTTCCCCGACCGGCGCAGCCAGCCGACGTGCGAGTGGTCGTGCGTCACCTGGGTCATCTCGCCGTCCTTTTGCAGGTAGTAGATCCGGCTGTCGCCGATGTGGGAGAAGCACATCCAGCCCGGCATGAACCAGCACAGGCTAAGGGTCGCGCCCATGCCGTGGCACTCCGGGTAGTAGCGGGAGAGGTCGCTGATCGACCCGTGGATCCGCTCGAAGAGCTCGCGGAGGATGTCGGCAAAGCCGGTGTCGAGGTGCTGGGCCGCCATTCCGAAGCTCTGTGGCAGCAGCCGGGTGATCTTTTCCACGGCGATCTTGCTGGCGAATTCGCCCGACTGCGCGCCGCCCATGCCATCGCTGACGGCGAAAACGAAGTCCGCTTTCTCCATGGTGCTGCTGCCGGTCTTGCCGAGGTAGTGGATCTCGGTGGCGTCAAAGGTCACGCCGAGGAAGGCGTCCTCATTGTTCTTCCGGAAGCGCCCGACATGGGTCATGCCGGACCAATTGAGCGTCAGTGGCGGAGTGGCTGGATCGAGACCGGGTGTCGTCACGCGGGGTGATCCTGAGCGGCCGGGGAAAGCCGGAGAAAGGAAAAAATTCGGGCCGTGCTTGCCGGTTGGCCCGGCGACTGCTTTTTGGTGCGCGGTGCGCGCGCCATGCACGCACTGGGGGCCTACACGCCCCTTTTTTCATCCGCACGAATCCCCGCGATCCGAACCACAACCTAAGAAAACGATGCCCAAGTTCAAATTGGAGTACATCTGGCTCGACGGCTACACCCCCGTCCCGAACCTCCGTAGCAAGACTCAACTGAAGGATTTCGATTCCTTCCCCACCCTCGAGCAGCTACCTCTCTGGGGCTTCGACGGATCGTCGACCCAACAGGCCGAAGGCCGCAGCTCGGATTGCGTGCTCAAGCCCGT is part of the Luteolibacter arcticus genome and encodes:
- a CDS encoding PP2C family protein-serine/threonine phosphatase, whose amino-acid sequence is MTTPGLDPATPPLTLNWSGMTHVGRFRKNNEDAFLGVTFDATEIHYLGKTGSSTMEKADFVFAVSDGMGGAQSGEFASKIAVEKITRLLPQSFGMAAQHLDTGFADILRELFERIHGSISDLSRYYPECHGMGATLSLCWFMPGWMCFSHIGDSRIYYLQKDGEMTQVTHDHSHVGWLRRSGKINEREARSHPGKSSLSQALGGGNQKIDPHIGRVACQPGDRFLICSDGLVDGLWDKRINEMARGELCAATLVMQAVNESGRDNTTALLIEVC